The Pieris rapae chromosome 19, ilPieRapa1.1, whole genome shotgun sequence DNA segment ttgtaccaATAATTACCATAGTAGTCGCATTACCTGAGGCTTTGGTCAGAAGTCATATTTATCTGTCTGTCTCGGTCGCACTTAGTACGTCTTATGATGTGGccatgataaatattattttagtgtcAAAATCATACTCGTTTGTAGATTCTTACTCATTTTCGTCAGGTAATAGCAGGATAGTCTTccagaaataatttatttcctataattaatgtttatcttTCCAGAAACGAAAGTATCAACTCAAGTTGCCTCCGCATTTTTGGTCTTAAAGGAAATGGTTGAAAACTGGCTTTCACATTCAGCTTATTCAATAATATCTCTAACAAAATTGTTCAGATTCTTCAATGTGGATACAAAACTCAAAATGAAATCGGAACCCGTAGAAATTGATATAACCCCAGAAACAGAACACATTGACGCATTGATGGAAATGggcgtttattaaaatagttataaattgTTGTAGTGTAATCTGTATATAGATAgcctaataaattttatacctacatttttgtatttttattttttatacccaacacaaaatatttatgcaatcataatttagaaaataaatactggtttaaataaatgtaataaaaattatgttttaaatcatCTGAAATACATAGACTACAAATGTTCTAAACCTCTGAAAATTCTTCTTAAATCTTAATGATTTTGAATCGttgagtaatatttaaaagcttaGCCCCAGTAATTcacaaataaaacactaaaCCTAACTAAACccttctatattttttatatatctggGGCAAATGAGGTTTACCTGATGGAAGTAATACCACTGCCTATAAACACACATAACCGGAGGGATCATAGTTGTTACACTCTTTTTTGAAACACTGTCTAATGGGTTCGTAATATATCAGCTGGTGGCCACATAGTTCTGGTTTGTGGGATGTAGTGTTATTTCGCCGAGTTACTAAAGTATTGACTTGCGACAATGCAATTTTTTGACTTAGTTTACACATCTTTATAGACTTTGCTACTAtagtttaagatttatttacagatagttgaaaattatcaataattataatatttttggggATTTTTATGCCCACGGGCGACTGAATTACATTAAATCATATGcaggtataaaaataatgaacggCGTGTTCATATCAACTGGAGATGAACACCTCCAATCATATAGGTTAGACATTAATAAATGACCTTGCTAAAACttcctatattatttattattcaaaccaTAATAcacaaatcaaatatttaataataacccCTCCCGCGACCTCTTCCACCTCTGCCTCGGCCTCTGAAGTTGTTTTGCTCAAAATTTCCAAAAGGCCGATTGCCATATTGCGGACCCCGCTGCCTAAAATTATGATTGTGCTGTTTCCCACCGTTCATTAAATGTCGGGGACCCTGATTATTGAAATTCCCAGGAGGTTCATAATTATTCTGACCGTATTGCGAGTTATTCGGTTCCgggttaaagttattttggtTCCCTAAAGGCGCATTGAAATTCTGAGTTTGGTTGTACACGTTCGGAGTTTGATATGGGTTCTGCTGATGTCCACTATTGTAAGGATCCCTAAAGTTGTGCTCCGAGTTGAACGAGGGTATGCCGAGCGATGGTATCTGGTTAGGGAAGTCGGGCTGCGGATTCCTCTGCTCGATGTTTTCTTGGGGGTCTCCAAAGGATCTCGGTTGGAATGATGTTGTGGGAGTGACATCCGCTACTTGTGCAGGATGAGCCGAACTGGATTTGATGGAGGCTTGCACTAGAGCGAGAAGATCTGAGGCGGAAGAAATATTCTTCGCGAAGTCGAAAAGGGGAGGGGCAGCCTTTGGACTCTCTGCTTCCGGGGGGGCCTTGTTTTCTAACGATTTCTTGACTATCTCCATCTCTTGTCGCATCTGATCTTCTTTGACTTTTTGTGTTGCCGATTGGAATACCTAGAAAAGCAAGATTattcaatgttaattaaataaagtaagcAAGTATATGTACAAATGAGAGAATTTGACATCTTACCTCATCAACGGTGTAATCATCGTCATCGCTATCAATGGCGACAGGCTTAACGTCTACTCTCTCTGGTTGTCTCGTTGGCAGAGACTCCGAAACAGCCGCTGTCTCCGCATCTGCGCTGACGTATTGTCTCAAACGCTCAACTCTTACCGGTTCGCGCGCTTCTAGCTTCTTCAAATACGCTATTAAACTGTGCTGTTCTTCAGCTGAGAGTTCGTTGAAGTTCTTGAGTAGAGTCTCAAGGTCCGAGTCTGAGAGGCCGTCCATTGCGTCCGGGAGGTCGTTAGTGGCtgatctaataaaaaaaaataatcgtaaCGAATACgtcatttttcaaattaaccGCTTACATAAGTTAAGTACTTCATTTCACCTAGATATTGTATTTGCGTGATATTGCGTGCAAATATTATTCACGCGGTCTTTAATcgtttatctataaataaacgattttttgtacttttaaattacgaGAAAATTGGGCTTAAATTGcgaattaaatgtaaaactgtGAATTTCATTTTTCTTGATGATATTACTTTGTTTATCTGTTAAACCCATGCATCGTGTGCGTCATGTGTATTGCATTCTATGTTTAACACTACATTTTACTTTCTGTAATCAGGCGAAACATAAGACATTTGGGTGCAAAATagataatagttatttattgtattgtatgtattcCGAGACAGAAattcttttacaaaatattatatatattcaaataattagatattattaCGAAAAACGTCTACTACAAAATATATCGAGACAGGTATAGTTACATTGGATCGCGAAATTTGTATTGACCGTATCACCCCTTCCATACATAgtaaaaacagtattttttttattatatttcgtaTACCttcattaaatgttatttgtcaaagacaattaaaagttattaataattaatccttACCTCTTATCATCATAAGCAGACTGAAGCATTTGTAAGGCGGAAGCGGCGGCAGCGTCGCTCCCTTCCGTTTTCTTGTTGGATTCAATGGCTTTCACTTGCTCCTTGAGCTTCGCCTCCCTTTTCTTCGCCTCGGCCATACCGACCTGAACATagatcataatattttaaaaggctATCACAATatctaatgtaaataaatatccatTAATAATTGAACAATTTTCACCCAGAAGGCGTAGAATACTGAGTATATATGTCACcggaatataacaaaatctgCAAATCTATAAATTTCCTAGGAATTTTGGCGACGTCTCGTGGTCAATTTATAAACTAACGGATATCCATTCGTAAGATTCTACGGATAGGTAAGGTTAGTGACTTAATCGACCAATCAGAGCGCACATGTGggcgtaaaataaaacaatttatctcTCGTTTAGAATCCTGCGAGTATATATGTCAGAGATTATGTTGTAATAGAAaacatgtttgtttatttttattcacaaatacttgtaataaaattgaaaccaatgctttttgaatatttttgatgtgaaacatctatagccgcacgtaaaaccgattactggcgtggcgacgcatgccgtggcgacgcacCGCCACGCTATaagatatacagtctaaatgcagtagtaaatttcacattaaaaatatttaatgaaaataatgtttattcaacaaatattcatcgttatctggaaaaaaatcgtaatatttgattttatcattatgacatatttagttcctatcacattctgttcttttctgcatattactttaacaaaataatgtcgatgtttcacatctgccaggcgtcccgtgacagctcacattttttattgtaattcttTTGTAGTTATTTGTtcgattaatattaaaaatcaagacTCACCACAGCATCAACGAGTTGAGCCAACTCTTCCGAAGAGACATCTGTCTTCCCTTGAGCAATGAGTGCGGCGGCCATCTGTTGGGCGATCTCTTCCCGGTCTACTTCACCGACACCCGCTACTGGGACTATACTTGCTTTGCTACTCGTTGGCTTATTGCTTTCttgctaaaatattaatgagaaGGTCGATATAGATCCACCTGGCGTTACAACACTATGGgacttttatattacattaattaattttacagttacttattatattaccaTATTATAGAATTTGAGTTGTTTTAATATCGCCTACGGTTTTTGTGATAAACCAAAAAAGGGCAAATTCCAATTAATCTCACTAATTTCATAgtacaatttacaaattaatttagataaatattaatacatataatacgcCCTCGTTTAAAAAGGTAAAACATCCGTAGCATGAACTTCGATTTTAGTATTGCACGTCTGaaaaaggttatatttttctaaatttctaTCTAGTATCCGTATAAAAACACGCCACTTCCTAAATCCACAGTTAAAGCTTCGTATATATCATGTAAAcagtattagaaaataatttaagacaatttataatacagtacctggatggccgagctttgctccgtatttttatttttttataaattgtgtttttggaaattatatataagtacgaattacatactaataaaatgatgaaatatgaacaatatggattatatatgctggaatagctttagtgttgttgtgtccttaaagcaataaaaaaaaatagtattattattcgccgatagatgtcaggaagatacatttttcagtaTGAATTGGGACTTCTCAAACACcaactttttgttattttctatcatttattcctagctagatcgatttattgcccccgaaaccccccgtatactaaatgtcatgaaaatcgttggagccgatcccgagattccaattatatatatatatataattataaattatatatataattgctcctttaaagatataagataagtgATGTTACCCTTTGCCTAGCCCGCGTACGTTTATCAGCAGCATGAAGAGTAGCGGCCGCACGAACGACGGCCGCCCTGACTGCGGAGGTCGCAGCCGGTGGGACCAGCCCAGCCTGCAAACCCCCCTTCAGTTTCTCCTTCGCCGTCTCTATTAGGACCACTGCGGTCTCTCGGTCTAAGAGCTCTTCGGATGAATTCGCTTTTTcctagaaattaaaatattatgttaaaataaaaaatttatacagaAAATTGAGTTCTCGAATTAaccagtttaattatttaactgcGCATTTAACAAAACTTCAAATCATATAGCTATCTATAACTAAACGACCACATCGTCGTTTCGACCAGATTGGATTACAAATTTGACAGATgaccaataaaaataacctaaGTTTTAAGTTACGTTAAAGTTTAACCTAacgtttaaagtttaaagacattttgtttcgttattataaatttgtatttaagtaCACCTAGATTCCTTCTTTGGAAAATAGTACGCAACAAATACtcaaaggaaattaaaaaaaagcgatATTTCATTTATCACAGACAAAGACCTGTTCCAATATAAGATATAGTTTAACATCACCAATCtttcgaaaatataaaaaacatcaacaaataaaaatgtatacttattttaattaaacaaaataataagatagaagtaataaaaacaagaatGTTAGCcgaattcaattaattacctTCTCCATACGTATGGCTTCGGCTAATAAGTCCACGACTTTAGGCCCCATACTCCCAAGATGGTCCTCCAACGCCACAAGCATACGCAACGTCGCCACTATATTATCTGCTGAATTCGTCAATTCCtgaaatatgaaaacaaatatattatgcttGTAAAAGGTGATTTCACCTAATccagttattattttattgttgttttcaGTGACAGAAACCTCTTATCCGTTGACTAAGGTAGAACGTACGTCAAAAAACTGGATTTGACCTAAAAATCGATGGCGTATGTTTTTACTAATTCCAAATGCAGTAACACTAATAACAAATGTGCGTTTTATGTTCCATTTTtggtatttatgtatataatgttcAGAGTTTTTGCAGTCCCTAAACAATGCAATATTATTGAGTTTTCATGTAGTTCCAACTCGAAACAATGGTAATTCATCATCAAGTGAAACTTCTAATGCGAGTTCCAAGGTTGCGTTAAACGTTTAACGCTACCATGgaaaagaaatagaaagagACAGCGAGAGTGAATACGTGGCATTCGAACGCAACCGCGTAGTATACCTGTTACAGGCCAGCGCGAGCGTTAGCAACGAGTATTATCCAATATTCCAACGCAAGTGGGAGAGAGAAAGAAAGATGAGGAATGATTGAAAGTAGGAGGGAGACAGAGTAAGTCGCTTGATCGTCGATGTGCTATTGCTATGCAGCGAAGTAAACAGTGTGAGCGTCATGAAATTAGCTGAAATACGTACTTATTAttcttgtttaatttataatattcattatttcatttacaaagaCGCGACCAATTGTGAACATTGTAAGCaagtttaataaagtatttctaTATTACCTTGTAGTCTTGGCTAGTATGCCGTGCATGTGACATGCGTGAAGAATGACTATCGCCCCTAGACCGTGAAGGCGGCGAACGCATATCTGGTAATGACCCGAGCGAATCACCAGAATCCCATGGAGAGGTTCCACTGAAATAtcagaaacaaataaaatatagccaaacGTCTCTGCCTCTCCAAGGGTCAACCATAGTGAAAATACTTTGATGTGACCATACTTTTGACACTGTCTATGCGAGTTATGTaacttatttgtatttttactgaattaaagtacaaaaattattaacaaatagcCTATTAATTTGGAGCTAAAACCCAGAAGTATACATTGTATGTCGTAAGCATAATttggtaaaatataaagatttttttaagaaaatggaATGGTCTTACTCAAattatgacaaaaataaacactttCATTGAATTCATCTAATTCAACTTAAAAGGTGAAAGAGATATAATGAaatctgtttaaaaattgtataaattaataatataatagtttatttaaaattaataacaatgatagtTTATGGAAATTTTGTCCATAACATAagttaaaacaatatgttAACCGATATTTCCATGCAAAAAAAAGGGATTCATAAatcctaattaattttaacatccACTGTACGCGCAACGTATGTATACGTTGGGCAGTcctattttatcattattttacatcaTCGTTATGTTAATTGTGATATTTgctagaataaaatttatttatataatcaccCTTGTAGCTCATCATCCGAGATGAGTACGGTCTGCATAGAAGGTTCCACATTCGATGTAGTGGGACTGGGGTTTCTTGCTGAGGAGGACGCAGTACTGAGGTGTCCTCTTTGGGACAAAGGACTTCCTCTGCTATGCCAGGTACTGCGGCTGGGGCTTCGCGaccttttatgtaaatacCTGTATTGCgacttgtatttatataacaattaaatatgtttattaacttataaataaatggaatGATCTTCTAGCGATAAATGGTTTGAGGTGAGCAAAGAATACTAATTATTcgtatcaatatatatatacacacacaatatatcaatttatggtttataacgtatttattccatcaattttatttcgaCATTTAGCAGGGCTAGCGTTCCTTTTagttatcaaaaaaaataataatactgataattttttacaagtCTATCTAGAAAAAGGATATAGCAATTAACTAcctaataatatgttaaatatgagTTTGTTATAGTTACCATGATTTATCGATATTACCATCAGGTATTAGTACCTTTTTATCGGGCTCCGAGATCGCGTGCGCAGTGATCTCAGAGGTGAGCGACGAGGTGGAGGGGATATTGAGCGCTCTTTAGCTCTGCAATAgtcaagttaaaaaaatatatgtacacttataaaaataaataaataaataaaaagtttctttatttgacccaaaaacaaatactacattacatatattacaacatTCATTGTGTTCAaccttgtatataatatacatctatGAGCACTAGCGTTTAAACTAGGCCTAGCCTGTACCTTAAACGCTAGTTTCTTCCAGTGTCATCAAGAAATTGGTCATTTAACCAAATGGAGGTGGAatcaaattgaaattgttGTAGTTAGTTAGATTGGTGTAAGTGTGAAATTCgacaaaatagttttatttcaaatcttGTGAATGAGTGAACTTGGATATGAGATGAAGTTAGTGTCGTTGTTTAGTAtggaaactaatatttattataaagattgtatttttatattaaattacaacaatatattattattaagtctgaagtaagaaattgaaaaagaaaaaattaaaaacctaattttattactttatattaagaaacaaGTCTTCTActtcattatattttcacGTTTTTAGCCATTcttctagttttttttttgcattgatAGATtgacttataatttataaacattgaaaatttTCGTCacgaattttttatttcccaattattttgttttactagATGCTTGTACGAAGCGGTAACTATTACATATTGGACCGCATGGCATGCATCATAATGAAAAGCCAACGTTAAGTCCGCTTCCAGTGGTTTACACAATGGAAACACGCGCTTACATTCGAATCAAATCATTCATTTAAGTAACAAGAAGTATACacatgaacgtcaaaaagaaatacaaacttctaattttacatttactgccagttctcaaatcaagggcgtagattggaagagaagaactggcaataaactcttcgccaGTCTTTAATAAGACTCACAACTGGGTATAAGTGTCTGGACATAAGTGGAATAAAAAAGTTCTCCACCGAAAAATTAACCATGCtacgtattttttgtttcacatAGAAAAAGTAAATCTCAATATTTACTTGAGTgacttaatacaaaaataacaaatatttcaatatcacgaacaatatatcggataaactttaattactttattttatttctttacctGGCATTACTGCCTTAGTAGGCTAAgtcaaacttaaaaaaaaacctttgttTATGCGTTTTTTTCCTGTTTTGTGATGAAAATGGACATAATTATCACTCGccattaaaaaacttttaatgtggAGTACCGCACGTAAATTTATGGAATATTGGACCGCATTgactaagaaataaaatgtatgtttaaactCAGATATTCAGACGTatggaaattgaaaaatgtcaGCCAAAAAGGTTAgccatctctgacatgtcaaaaaatgaaagctgtcagaattctacagaattaaaaaatctgaataCAGTTTGAGTGtgagttatattatatgtaatcaaGATATGCATACCTCAGCTCAGTAACAGCAACAATGGGTCGGCGATCAATCTTGTACTTAGATTCCATAAATGGTCTTGGCACTGAACGTCTTAAACGATCGGGTGACCTTCTACGTTCTGGTGAACGTCTCCTCTCAGGCGATCTTCTTCTTTCGGGAGACCTTCGCCTATCTGGTGTCCTTCGCCTTTCTGGTGACCTTCTCCTTTCGGACGACCTTTTCCTGTTAGGTGATACTCTTCTGTCAAGTGATATTCTACGGTCGGGCGAATGTAGCCGGACTACTTTCTTATACTCGGGTGAGCGCCTTCTATTCTGCGGTGAGAGGGAACGTTTCATTTCCACTGAGCGACGTCTGCGATCCtagaagttttttaaaaatgaattaatattttgtttccttttaaGTAAACAAGGCTAATAGGCGTTAAGGGTAAGTGATATCGTTAAAGTCTCAAAAATTACATAGTTTTTCTTCCGATATTTGCTTTGTCTTCATTTTTACTGGACAGAGCGTCTTGTTAATCCTATATTCAATTAGGCTATTAAAAATTTGGTAACCACTCTTTAGAACAATGGCGAATTCGTATACTCAAACATGTAGTCTCCGGAAAgagaaaattatttgcaaagtCAGTGATTGGACGCCATTTTTTGACAAGAGTAGATAACAAAGAGTATATGATTATTGatcctttaaatttaatatttatttttattattcttaatacatatttaaattaaataaccaaACCGCGTCGCTGTGTTATAGCACTATAAAATAAGCACAGAATATTTGAATATCAAGACAATATTTCAGATAAGTAATAAGTGATATcagacttaaaaaatatacctccTTAGACGGAACGTTATTAGGTGTGGCAAGGCTGAATTTCCGGTAGATCTCATGCACGGCCACGCGCAGTTCTTGGTCATGAAGCTCCTTCATACGAACCGTCCAGAATTTTATCCATTCGGGTTTGAAGTCGTGCTTTGATGTGTCTTTTCCCTCTATTAGACAATATTGAGGTTTAAATATAACCAGTATGTCTTACATATAAAggattttcaaataaacaaatgctaataaatgaaatgaaaaaataatgtatacattttaacCAAACTAATCTTAACGTATTTAATTTGGTATTCTCTATAGGGCCATgtcagtttattatttaacagttAAAGACAGTCGAAAATCTTTGCAtctttagaaattaaaatggaGTATTACATTGGagtattattgaataaaatctgAAAGCAAATCTACAACAAAAAGGCATCTTCCTAGGACAACTACCGTAC contains these protein-coding regions:
- the LOC110995280 gene encoding uncharacterized protein CG7065 isoform X2; amino-acid sequence: MDLPDCPPGAEGYEDTVTEVPKKLGVEGTKAEQEFWEHLETLKIKLEDGSARAMLERRGRDGCGNWIYLCFPCAAQCSGEQVLQLHIAGKRHKMKLSQKTVWPLSIFHEHPYILNEKGSAIRSVSEALKTLKDEKPKEILDPLEQKYGHYRNLRCHIQDILDDTKAPLIGVEYLVEHPPEESHHEPQYMCTLCYKQGHPRTIVNHLTCYSHRIHYLSKHFPKAHKALLPYRNQKCSRTGQMMVMNRLVQCIEMKYGRMKPVNFQKDEYQRNKEEIGRWICSGKHFTEADGCTFEEVIDADLISNLALLESKEPSPPIVAAPSKPKIKIKPIGLPAEQLSDISDDDEIRKNEINRNVQEMPPEEYYSKKYDTNSHVLTKEKRQRPGNLEFKVKRAKEMSLKLETTAKRMLAYHEKNPEKHPLYPEEWKKFWNRRYKELQAEGKDTSKHDFKPEWIKFWTVRMKELHDQELRVAVHEIYRKFSLATPNNVPSKEDRRRRSVEMKRSLSPQNRRRSPEYKKVVRLHSPDRRISLDRRVSPNRKRSSERRRSPERRRTPDRRRSPERRRSPERRRSPERRRSPDRLRRSVPRPFMESKYKIDRRPIVAVTELRAKERSISPPPRRSPLRSLRTRSRSPIKRSRSPSRSTWHSRGSPLSQRGHLSTASSSARNPSPTTSNVEPSMQTVLISDDELQGGTSPWDSGDSLGSLPDMRSPPSRSRGDSHSSRMSHARHTSQDYKELTNSADNIVATLRMLVALEDHLGSMGPKVVDLLAEAIRMEKEKANSSEELLDRETAVVLIETAKEKLKGGLQAGLVPPAATSAVRAAVVRAAATLHAADKRTRARQRQESNKPTSSKASIVPVAGVGEVDREEIAQQMAAALIAQGKTDVSSEELAQLVDAVVGMAEAKKREAKLKEQVKAIESNKKTEGSDAAAASALQMLQSAYDDKRSATNDLPDAMDGLSDSDLETLLKNFNELSAEEQHSLIAYLKKLEAREPVRVERLRQYVSADAETAAVSESLPTRQPERVDVKPVAIDSDDDDYTVDEVFQSATQKVKEDQMRQEMEIVKKSLENKAPPEAESPKAAPPLFDFAKNISSASDLLALVQASIKSSSAHPAQVADVTPTTSFQPRSFGDPQENIEQRNPQPDFPNQIPSLGIPSFNSEHNFRDPYNSGHQQNPYQTPNVYNQTQNFNAPLGNQNNFNPEPNNSQYGQNNYEPPGNFNNQGPRHLMNGGKQHNHNFRQRGPQYGNRPFGNFEQNNFRGRGRGGRGRGRGYY
- the LOC110995280 gene encoding uncharacterized protein CG7065 isoform X1 — translated: MDLPDCPPGAEGYEDTVTEVPKKLGVEGTKAEQEFWEHLETLKIKLEDGSARAMLERRGRDGCGNWIYLCFPCAAQCSGEQVLQLHIAGKRHKMKLSQKTVWPLSIFHEHPYILNEKGSAIRSVSEALKTLKDEKPKEILDPLEQKYGHYRNLRCHIQDILDDTKAPLIGVEYLVEHPPEESHHEPQYMCTLCYKQGHPRTIVNHLTCYSHRIHYLSKHFPKAHKALLPYRNQKCSRTGQMMVMNRLVQCIEMKYGRMKPVNFQKDEYQRNKEEIGRWICSGKHFTEADGCTFEEVIDADLISNLALLESKEPSPPIVAAPSKPKIKIKPIGLPAEQLSDISDDDEIRKNEINRNVQEMPPEEYYSKKYDTNSHVLTKEKRQRPGNLEFKVKRAKEMSLKLETTAKRMLAYHEKNPEKHPLYPEEWKKFWNRRYKELQAEGKDTSKHDFKPEWIKFWTVRMKELHDQELRVAVHEIYRKFSLATPNNVPSKEDRRRRSVEMKRSLSPQNRRRSPEYKKVVRLHSPDRRISLDRRVSPNRKRSSERRRSPERRRTPDRRRSPERRRSPERRRSPERRRSPDRLRRSVPRPFMESKYKIDRRPIVAVTELRAKERSISPPPRRSPLRSLRTRSRSPIKRYLHKRSRSPSRSTWHSRGSPLSQRGHLSTASSSARNPSPTTSNVEPSMQTVLISDDELQGGTSPWDSGDSLGSLPDMRSPPSRSRGDSHSSRMSHARHTSQDYKELTNSADNIVATLRMLVALEDHLGSMGPKVVDLLAEAIRMEKEKANSSEELLDRETAVVLIETAKEKLKGGLQAGLVPPAATSAVRAAVVRAAATLHAADKRTRARQRQESNKPTSSKASIVPVAGVGEVDREEIAQQMAAALIAQGKTDVSSEELAQLVDAVVGMAEAKKREAKLKEQVKAIESNKKTEGSDAAAASALQMLQSAYDDKRSATNDLPDAMDGLSDSDLETLLKNFNELSAEEQHSLIAYLKKLEAREPVRVERLRQYVSADAETAAVSESLPTRQPERVDVKPVAIDSDDDDYTVDEVFQSATQKVKEDQMRQEMEIVKKSLENKAPPEAESPKAAPPLFDFAKNISSASDLLALVQASIKSSSAHPAQVADVTPTTSFQPRSFGDPQENIEQRNPQPDFPNQIPSLGIPSFNSEHNFRDPYNSGHQQNPYQTPNVYNQTQNFNAPLGNQNNFNPEPNNSQYGQNNYEPPGNFNNQGPRHLMNGGKQHNHNFRQRGPQYGNRPFGNFEQNNFRGRGRGGRGRGRGYY
- the LOC110995280 gene encoding uncharacterized protein CG7065 isoform X3, with product MLERRGRDGCGNWIYLCFPCAAQCSGEQVLQLHIAGKRHKMKLSQKTVWPLSIFHEHPYILNEKGSAIRSVSEALKTLKDEKPKEILDPLEQKYGHYRNLRCHIQDILDDTKAPLIGVEYLVEHPPEESHHEPQYMCTLCYKQGHPRTIVNHLTCYSHRIHYLSKHFPKAHKALLPYRNQKCSRTGQMMVMNRLVQCIEMKYGRMKPVNFQKDEYQRNKEEIGRWICSGKHFTEADGCTFEEVIDADLISNLALLESKEPSPPIVAAPSKPKIKIKPIGLPAEQLSDISDDDEIRKNEINRNVQEMPPEEYYSKKYDTNSHVLTKEKRQRPGNLEFKVKRAKEMSLKLETTAKRMLAYHEKNPEKHPLYPEEWKKFWNRRYKELQAEGKDTSKHDFKPEWIKFWTVRMKELHDQELRVAVHEIYRKFSLATPNNVPSKEDRRRRSVEMKRSLSPQNRRRSPEYKKVVRLHSPDRRISLDRRVSPNRKRSSERRRSPERRRTPDRRRSPERRRSPERRRSPERRRSPDRLRRSVPRPFMESKYKIDRRPIVAVTELRAKERSISPPPRRSPLRSLRTRSRSPIKRYLHKRSRSPSRSTWHSRGSPLSQRGHLSTASSSARNPSPTTSNVEPSMQTVLISDDELQGGTSPWDSGDSLGSLPDMRSPPSRSRGDSHSSRMSHARHTSQDYKELTNSADNIVATLRMLVALEDHLGSMGPKVVDLLAEAIRMEKEKANSSEELLDRETAVVLIETAKEKLKGGLQAGLVPPAATSAVRAAVVRAAATLHAADKRTRARQRQESNKPTSSKASIVPVAGVGEVDREEIAQQMAAALIAQGKTDVSSEELAQLVDAVVGMAEAKKREAKLKEQVKAIESNKKTEGSDAAAASALQMLQSAYDDKRSATNDLPDAMDGLSDSDLETLLKNFNELSAEEQHSLIAYLKKLEAREPVRVERLRQYVSADAETAAVSESLPTRQPERVDVKPVAIDSDDDDYTVDEVFQSATQKVKEDQMRQEMEIVKKSLENKAPPEAESPKAAPPLFDFAKNISSASDLLALVQASIKSSSAHPAQVADVTPTTSFQPRSFGDPQENIEQRNPQPDFPNQIPSLGIPSFNSEHNFRDPYNSGHQQNPYQTPNVYNQTQNFNAPLGNQNNFNPEPNNSQYGQNNYEPPGNFNNQGPRHLMNGGKQHNHNFRQRGPQYGNRPFGNFEQNNFRGRGRGGRGRGRGYY